One genomic window of Nicotiana sylvestris chromosome 10, ASM39365v2, whole genome shotgun sequence includes the following:
- the LOC104213547 gene encoding stress-response A/B barrel domain-containing protein UP3 isoform X1, whose protein sequence is MQIIHTQTTASPLTNIFLNSTLASSPKKPFNFSPFPFKKNPKWNALGSILKPNHELRIKNRIVICSASEQRSFGNDPKRKRKVVEHVCLIKGKEDLSEEQEKDMLDYLYTTQYQMRGILSISLGRISGGNDDKYSHATYMRFQTKEDLSKFYENQFYVGVLRDHVLPYCHEIINANFESEVEDDILPIFRKGEEFNYGVELVLLIAFVKSSLDGPAEDALLALSKLIMEFPSLIVQATLGSIFNISGAEYTHGVVIRFRSSEAFQMFMNSSEYKYMWRSKFQPIVQKHLSVHFSVDPVGTELM, encoded by the exons ATGCAGATTATTCATACTCAAACCACCGCTTCTCCTCTCACAAATATCTTCCTCAATAGCACCCTAGCTTCTTCTCCCAAAAAGCCCTTCAATTTCAGTCCTTTTCCATTTAAGAAGAACCCCAAATGGAATG CTTTGGGTAGTATTTTGAAACCAAATCATGAGTTGCGAATCAAGAACCGCATTGTAATATGCTCAGCTTCTGAACAACGAAGCTTTGGTAATGATCCCAAACGGAAAAG AAAAGTAGTTGAACACGTGTGTTTGATCAAAGGGAAGGAGGACTTATCTGAAGAACAGGAGAAAGATATGCTGGATTACCTGTACACAACCCAATATCAAATGCGTGGCATTCTTTCCATCTCACTAG GGCGCATCTCTGGTGGCAATGATGATAAGTATAGCCATGCTACCTACATGCGGTTTCAGACAAAGGAGGATCTGTCAAAGTTCTATGAGAACCAATTCTACGTGGGAGTCCTTAGGGACCATGTACTGCCTTACTGCCAT GAAATTATCAATGCCAATTTTGAGTCCGAAGTAGAAGATGATATACTGCCAATATTTCGAAAAGGGGAG GAGTTCAACTATGGCGTGGAGCTTGTACTTCTGATAGCATTTGTCAAGAGTTCTTTGGATGGTCCTGCTGAAGATGCTTTGCTTGCTCTGTCAAAGCTGATAATGGAGTTCCCATCCTTAATCGTTCAGGCTACTCTTG GTTCAATTTTTAATATTTCCGGTGCAGAATATACTCATGGTGTAGTAATACGGTTTCGCTCTT CTGAAGCATTCCAGATGTTCATGAACAGTTCAGAATACAAATAT ATGTGGAGATCTAAATTTCAGCCAATCGTCCAAAAACATCTCTCTGTTCATTTTTCGGTTGATCCAGTGGGCACAGAGCTTATGTAG
- the LOC104213547 gene encoding uncharacterized protein isoform X3: protein MQIIHTQTTASPLTNIFLNSTLASSPKKPFNFSPFPFKKNPKWNALGSILKPNHELRIKNRIVICSASEQRSFGNDPKRKRKVVEHVCLIKGKEDLSEEQEKDMLDYLYTTQYQMRGILSISLGRISGGNDDKYSHATYMRFQTKEDLSKFYENQFYVGVLRDHVLPYCHEIINANFESEVEDDILPIFRKGEEFNYGVELVLLIAFVKSSLDGPAEDALLALSKLIMEFPSLIVQATLG, encoded by the exons ATGCAGATTATTCATACTCAAACCACCGCTTCTCCTCTCACAAATATCTTCCTCAATAGCACCCTAGCTTCTTCTCCCAAAAAGCCCTTCAATTTCAGTCCTTTTCCATTTAAGAAGAACCCCAAATGGAATG CTTTGGGTAGTATTTTGAAACCAAATCATGAGTTGCGAATCAAGAACCGCATTGTAATATGCTCAGCTTCTGAACAACGAAGCTTTGGTAATGATCCCAAACGGAAAAG AAAAGTAGTTGAACACGTGTGTTTGATCAAAGGGAAGGAGGACTTATCTGAAGAACAGGAGAAAGATATGCTGGATTACCTGTACACAACCCAATATCAAATGCGTGGCATTCTTTCCATCTCACTAG GGCGCATCTCTGGTGGCAATGATGATAAGTATAGCCATGCTACCTACATGCGGTTTCAGACAAAGGAGGATCTGTCAAAGTTCTATGAGAACCAATTCTACGTGGGAGTCCTTAGGGACCATGTACTGCCTTACTGCCAT GAAATTATCAATGCCAATTTTGAGTCCGAAGTAGAAGATGATATACTGCCAATATTTCGAAAAGGGGAG GAGTTCAACTATGGCGTGGAGCTTGTACTTCTGATAGCATTTGTCAAGAGTTCTTTGGATGGTCCTGCTGAAGATGCTTTGCTTGCTCTGTCAAAGCTGATAATGGAGTTCCCATCCTTAATCGTTCAGGCTACTCTTG GATAG
- the LOC104213547 gene encoding uncharacterized protein isoform X2, whose protein sequence is MQIIHTQTTASPLTNIFLNSTLASSPKKPFNFSPFPFKKNPKWNALGSILKPNHELRIKNRIVICSASEQRSFGNDPKRKRKVVEHVCLIKGKEDLSEEQEKDMLDYLYTTQYQMRGILSISLGRISGGNDDKYSHATYMRFQTKEDLSKFYENQFYVGVLRDHVLPYCHEIINANFESEVEDDILPIFRKGEEFNYGVELVLLIAFVKSSLDGPAEDALLALSKLIMEFPSLIVQATLGIPGMFY, encoded by the exons ATGCAGATTATTCATACTCAAACCACCGCTTCTCCTCTCACAAATATCTTCCTCAATAGCACCCTAGCTTCTTCTCCCAAAAAGCCCTTCAATTTCAGTCCTTTTCCATTTAAGAAGAACCCCAAATGGAATG CTTTGGGTAGTATTTTGAAACCAAATCATGAGTTGCGAATCAAGAACCGCATTGTAATATGCTCAGCTTCTGAACAACGAAGCTTTGGTAATGATCCCAAACGGAAAAG AAAAGTAGTTGAACACGTGTGTTTGATCAAAGGGAAGGAGGACTTATCTGAAGAACAGGAGAAAGATATGCTGGATTACCTGTACACAACCCAATATCAAATGCGTGGCATTCTTTCCATCTCACTAG GGCGCATCTCTGGTGGCAATGATGATAAGTATAGCCATGCTACCTACATGCGGTTTCAGACAAAGGAGGATCTGTCAAAGTTCTATGAGAACCAATTCTACGTGGGAGTCCTTAGGGACCATGTACTGCCTTACTGCCAT GAAATTATCAATGCCAATTTTGAGTCCGAAGTAGAAGATGATATACTGCCAATATTTCGAAAAGGGGAG GAGTTCAACTATGGCGTGGAGCTTGTACTTCTGATAGCATTTGTCAAGAGTTCTTTGGATGGTCCTGCTGAAGATGCTTTGCTTGCTCTGTCAAAGCTGATAATGGAGTTCCCATCCTTAATCGTTCAGGCTACTCTTGGTATTCCTGGAATGTTTTACTGA